The Streptomyces nitrosporeus genome includes a window with the following:
- a CDS encoding carboxyl transferase domain-containing protein has protein sequence MQQAPVLASAADPASEAWQANEAAHRALAEELRTRLATARLGGGEKARARHVARGKLLPRERVDALLDAGSPFLELAPLAAEGLYGGAAPAAGVIAGIGRVSGRECVVVANDATVKGGTYYPMTVKKHLRAQEVALENRLPCLYLVDSGGAFLPMQDEVFPDREHFGRIFYNQARMSGAGIPQIAAVMGSCTAGGAYVPAMSDEAVIVRGQGTIFLGGPPLVKAATGEVVTAEELGGGEVHSRTSGVTDHLAEDDAHALRIVRNIVATLPARGPLPWSVEAVEEPKADPAGLYGAVPVDSRTPYDVREVIARVTDGSRFQEFKAEYGQTLVTGFARIHGHPVGIVANNGILFSESAQKGAHFIELCDQRGIPLVFLQNISGFMVGRDYEAGGIAKHGAKMVTAVACTRVPKLTVVVGGSYGAGNYSMCGRAYSPRFLWMWPNAKISVMGGEQAASVLATVKRDQIEGRGGEWPAEEEEAFKAPVRAQYEEQGSAYYATARLWDDGVIDPAETRQVLGLALTACANAPLGDPQFGVFRM, from the coding sequence ATGCAGCAGGCACCGGTCCTGGCGAGCGCGGCCGATCCCGCCTCGGAGGCCTGGCAGGCCAACGAGGCGGCGCATCGGGCGCTCGCCGAGGAGCTGCGGACGCGGCTCGCCACGGCACGGCTCGGCGGGGGTGAGAAGGCCCGGGCCCGGCATGTGGCACGCGGCAAGCTGCTGCCCCGGGAGCGGGTGGACGCCCTGCTCGACGCGGGCTCGCCCTTCCTGGAGCTGGCCCCGCTGGCCGCCGAGGGACTGTACGGCGGAGCCGCTCCGGCGGCCGGGGTGATCGCGGGCATCGGGCGGGTCAGCGGCCGTGAGTGCGTGGTCGTCGCCAACGACGCCACGGTCAAGGGCGGCACCTACTACCCGATGACGGTGAAGAAGCACCTCCGGGCCCAGGAGGTGGCCCTGGAGAACCGCCTCCCCTGCCTGTATCTGGTCGACTCGGGCGGCGCGTTCCTGCCGATGCAGGACGAGGTGTTCCCCGACCGCGAGCACTTCGGGCGGATCTTCTACAACCAGGCCCGGATGTCCGGCGCCGGCATCCCGCAGATCGCCGCCGTCATGGGGTCGTGCACGGCCGGTGGCGCCTACGTGCCCGCGATGAGCGACGAGGCGGTCATCGTCCGCGGCCAGGGGACGATCTTCCTCGGCGGTCCGCCGCTGGTGAAGGCGGCCACGGGGGAGGTCGTCACCGCCGAGGAGCTGGGCGGCGGCGAGGTGCACTCGCGGACGTCGGGGGTCACCGACCACCTCGCCGAGGACGACGCCCACGCGCTGCGGATCGTCCGGAACATCGTGGCGACGCTCCCCGCCCGCGGCCCCCTCCCCTGGTCCGTGGAGGCCGTGGAGGAGCCGAAGGCCGACCCCGCCGGCCTCTACGGCGCGGTGCCGGTCGACTCGCGCACGCCCTACGACGTCCGAGAGGTCATCGCCCGGGTGACCGACGGTTCGCGCTTCCAGGAGTTCAAGGCGGAATACGGCCAGACCCTGGTCACCGGCTTCGCCCGGATCCACGGCCACCCGGTCGGCATCGTCGCCAACAACGGCATCCTGTTCTCCGAATCGGCGCAGAAGGGTGCGCACTTCATCGAGCTGTGCGACCAGCGCGGCATTCCGCTGGTGTTCCTCCAGAACATCTCCGGCTTCATGGTCGGCCGCGACTACGAGGCCGGGGGCATCGCCAAGCACGGCGCCAAGATGGTGACGGCCGTGGCCTGCACCAGGGTCCCGAAGCTCACGGTCGTGGTCGGCGGCTCCTACGGCGCGGGCAACTACTCCATGTGCGGGCGCGCCTATTCGCCGCGCTTCCTGTGGATGTGGCCCAACGCCAAGATCTCCGTCATGGGCGGTGAGCAGGCCGCCTCCGTCCTGGCCACGGTCAAGCGGGACCAGATCGAGGGGCGTGGCGGGGAGTGGCCCGCCGAGGAGGAGGAAGCCTTCAAGGCCCCCGTCCGCGCCCAGTACGAAGAGCAGGGCAGCGCCTACTACGCCACCGCGCGGCTCTGGGACGACGGCGTGATCGACCCGGCGGAGACCCGCCAGGTGCTGGGCCTCGCCCTGACGGCCTGTGCCAACGCCCCGCTGGGAGACCCCCAGTTCGGCGTCTTCCGGATGTGA
- a CDS encoding TetR/AcrR family transcriptional regulator, giving the protein MSTHASDRSAARAISRVAAPTRREQILKEAARLFAERGFHGVGVDEIGAAVGISGPGLYRHFPGKDAMLAELLVGISERLLDGGRLRVSEDAASPGGSPEALLDALIAGHIDFALDDRPLITLHDRELDRLRDTDRKRVRRLQRQYVEVWVDAVRALYPSLAEDEARVTVHAVFGLLNSTPHLARPEALPGREATAALLHRLARGAFEAAGGPTG; this is encoded by the coding sequence ATGAGCACCCACGCCTCCGACCGCTCCGCCGCCCGCGCCATCTCCCGCGTCGCGGCGCCGACCCGCCGGGAGCAGATCCTGAAGGAGGCCGCCCGCCTCTTCGCGGAGCGCGGCTTCCACGGGGTCGGGGTCGACGAGATAGGAGCCGCCGTCGGTATCAGCGGCCCCGGCCTGTACCGGCACTTCCCCGGCAAGGACGCGATGCTCGCCGAGCTGCTCGTCGGCATCAGTGAGCGCCTCCTCGACGGCGGCAGGCTGCGGGTCAGCGAGGACGCCGCCTCGCCCGGCGGCTCTCCCGAGGCGCTCCTGGACGCGCTCATCGCGGGCCACATCGACTTCGCCCTCGACGACCGTCCCCTGATCACCCTCCACGACCGCGAGCTGGACCGGCTGCGCGACACCGACCGCAAACGGGTACGGCGGCTCCAGCGCCAGTACGTCGAGGTCTGGGTCGACGCGGTCCGGGCCCTGTACCCCTCCCTCGCGGAGGACGAGGCGAGGGTCACCGTGCACGCGGTGTTCGGCCTGCTGAACTCCACGCCCCACCTGGCGCGCCCCGAGGCGCTCCCCGGCCGGGAGGCCACCGCGGCCCTGCTGCACCGCCTGGCCCGGGGCGCCTTCGAGGCGGCCGGCGGCCCGACGGGCTGA
- a CDS encoding cytochrome P450 family protein: MTRPSDPLVLDPAATDAAAENRLLLARGPATRIDILGVPAWSVSDPVLLKELLTSPDVSKDGRRHWPGFDEAVRTWPLALWIAATNMFTAYGGDHRRLRRIIAPAFSARRMAALRPVVEDITVRLADALESTPAGTDTDLRERFAVPLPIAVIGRLVGVPEPRWEEFRALVDGVFDTTLSPGEAAANTQALYGLLDALIAVKRAEPGDDLASALIETRDEDGGAALGERELRDTLMLMINAGYETTVNLIDQAVTTLLTRPGQLAHVRAGRATWSDVVEETLRHEPPVKHLPMRFAVRDIPLPDGRVILKGEGILASYAAANRHPGWHGNPDEFDVTRVTKDHLAFGHGIHFCLGAALARLEGETALRVLFERFPGMRAAVAPAELRPLPSLISNGHRTLPVRLRP, translated from the coding sequence ATGACCCGGCCGTCCGACCCGCTCGTGCTCGACCCCGCCGCGACCGACGCGGCCGCGGAGAACCGCCTGCTGCTCGCCCGGGGGCCCGCGACCCGGATCGACATCCTCGGTGTGCCCGCCTGGTCGGTGTCGGACCCGGTGCTGCTCAAGGAGCTGCTCACCAGCCCCGACGTCTCCAAGGACGGGCGCAGGCACTGGCCCGGGTTCGACGAGGCGGTGCGGACGTGGCCCCTGGCCCTCTGGATCGCCGCCACCAACATGTTCACCGCGTACGGCGGCGACCACCGCCGGCTCCGGCGCATCATCGCCCCCGCGTTCAGCGCCCGGCGGATGGCCGCGCTGCGGCCGGTCGTCGAGGACATCACGGTCCGGCTCGCCGACGCACTGGAGAGCACACCGGCCGGGACGGACACGGATCTGCGCGAACGGTTCGCCGTCCCCCTGCCCATCGCCGTCATCGGCCGTCTCGTGGGCGTACCCGAACCCCGCTGGGAGGAGTTCCGCGCGCTGGTCGACGGCGTCTTCGACACCACGCTCTCACCCGGCGAGGCCGCCGCGAACACCCAGGCGCTGTACGGCCTGCTGGACGCCCTCATCGCCGTGAAACGCGCGGAGCCCGGTGACGACCTGGCGTCCGCCCTGATCGAGACGCGCGACGAGGACGGCGGGGCGGCCCTGGGCGAGAGGGAACTGCGGGACACCCTGATGCTGATGATCAACGCCGGTTACGAGACCACCGTCAACCTGATCGACCAGGCCGTGACCACCCTGCTGACCCGTCCCGGGCAGCTCGCCCACGTCAGGGCGGGACGGGCCACCTGGTCCGACGTGGTGGAGGAGACGCTGCGCCACGAACCGCCCGTCAAACACCTCCCGATGCGTTTCGCCGTCCGCGACATCCCCCTGCCCGACGGGCGGGTGATCCTGAAGGGAGAGGGCATCCTCGCCTCGTACGCCGCCGCCAACCGCCACCCCGGCTGGCACGGGAACCCGGACGAGTTCGACGTCACCCGCGTCACCAAGGACCATCTGGCCTTCGGCCACGGCATCCACTTCTGCCTCGGCGCGGCACTGGCCCGGCTGGAGGGCGAGACCGCGCTGCGCGTCCTGTTCGAGCGGTTCCCCGGCATGCGGGCGGCCGTCGCCCCGGCGGAACTGCGGCCGCTGCCCTCGCTGATCAGCAACGGGCACCGGACGCTCCCGGTGCGGCTGCGGCCGTGA
- a CDS encoding phosphatase, protein MPIPSRAALVEHLVRTRIAGDVATPRDNNLDHYRRLANGDRHYWLGLELGDRWRDEQDVLAVMAERCGVNDDPEHRRGQDTIDPELTVDALERMAARLRKAALGRERVLFATGHPGGLLDVHRRTAEALGRAGCEIVTIPGGLVADECMVFQFADVAVLERGASLWHTHSPAPMAAILDGLEREGRPLPDLVVADHGWAGCAGQRGLDSVGYADCNDPALFIGEAEGTLQVTVPLDDHVTDPRFYDPMTDYLLDAAGLLPPGDAADPEGAADPDGGVDRV, encoded by the coding sequence ATGCCGATACCCAGCCGCGCCGCCCTCGTCGAGCACCTCGTCCGCACGCGCATCGCGGGTGACGTCGCCACGCCCCGCGACAACAATCTCGATCACTACCGCAGGCTCGCCAACGGCGACCGCCACTACTGGCTGGGACTCGAACTCGGCGACCGGTGGCGGGACGAGCAGGACGTCCTGGCCGTGATGGCCGAGAGATGCGGTGTCAACGACGATCCGGAGCACCGGCGGGGCCAGGACACCATCGACCCCGAACTCACGGTCGACGCCCTGGAGCGGATGGCCGCCCGGCTGCGGAAGGCGGCCCTGGGCAGGGAGCGGGTGCTGTTCGCCACCGGCCACCCGGGCGGGCTGCTGGACGTGCACCGCAGGACGGCCGAGGCGCTCGGACGGGCCGGCTGCGAGATCGTGACCATCCCCGGGGGCCTGGTGGCCGACGAGTGCATGGTCTTCCAGTTCGCCGACGTGGCCGTCCTGGAGCGCGGGGCGAGTCTGTGGCACACCCACTCCCCGGCGCCGATGGCGGCGATCCTGGACGGCCTGGAGCGCGAGGGCAGGCCGCTGCCCGACCTGGTGGTGGCCGACCACGGCTGGGCCGGGTGCGCCGGGCAGCGCGGCCTGGACTCCGTCGGTTACGCCGACTGCAACGACCCGGCGCTGTTCATCGGGGAGGCCGAGGGCACCCTCCAGGTCACCGTGCCGCTGGACGACCACGTCACCGACCCGCGGTTCTACGACCCGATGACGGACTACCTGCTGGACGCGGCCGGACTGCTGCCGCCCGGGGACGCGGCGGACCCGGAGGGCGCGGCGGACCCGGACGGCGGGGTGGACCGGGTGTAA
- a CDS encoding acetyl-CoA carboxylase biotin carboxylase subunit, producing the protein MFSTVLVANRGEIAVRVIRTLRELGIRSVAVFSDADADARHVREADTAVRIGPAAAAGSYLSVERLLDAARRTGAEAVHPGYGFLAENAHFARACEEAGLVFIGPPASAISLMGDKIRAKETVAAAGVPVVPGSSGSGLTDAQLAGAAREIGVPVLLKPSAGGGGKGMRLVRDEALLGDEIAAARREARASFGDDTLLVERWIDRPRHIEIQVLADAHGNVVHLGERECSLQRRHQKIIEEAPSVLLDERTRAAMGEAAVQAARSCGYVGAGTVEFIVPGSDPSSYYFMEMNTRLQVEHPVTELVTGLDLVEWQLRVASGEPLSHTQADITLTGHAVEARVCAEDPARGFLPSGGTVLALHEPQGGGVRTDSGLSEGVPVGSAYDPMLSKVIAYGPDRATALRRLRAALADTVVLGVPTNAGFLRRLLAHPAVVAGDLDTGLVEREADGLVPDGVPEEVYAAAALLRQPSPVAAPGPDAATGGAPGWVDPFSVPSGWRLGGTPARTFHHFRVPGHDPVRIGVRAGADGAAELDFGYPGEREDPADACGPVPSLPAPGAARLVGAPGRRVTVELDAVTHTFSLARSPEGVWIGRDGDAWHVQDHDPVEASLSGAAHAGADTLAAPMPGTVTVVKVAVGDEVAAGQSLLVVEAMKMEHVISAPHAGTVTELDVTAGTTVAMDQVLAVVTPAPTGTGPDPAAGPNTVNATVAEEA; encoded by the coding sequence ATGTTCAGCACTGTTCTGGTCGCCAACCGTGGCGAGATCGCGGTCCGGGTCATCCGGACCCTGCGGGAGCTCGGCATCCGGTCGGTCGCCGTCTTCAGCGACGCGGACGCCGACGCCCGCCATGTGCGCGAGGCGGACACGGCCGTCCGTATCGGCCCGGCGGCCGCGGCCGGGAGCTACCTCTCGGTGGAGCGGCTCCTGGACGCCGCCCGCCGTACGGGCGCCGAGGCCGTCCATCCGGGATACGGCTTCCTCGCCGAGAACGCCCACTTCGCCCGCGCCTGCGAGGAGGCGGGGCTGGTCTTCATCGGCCCGCCCGCCTCGGCCATCTCCCTGATGGGCGACAAGATCCGCGCCAAGGAGACGGTCGCGGCGGCCGGGGTGCCGGTGGTCCCCGGATCGTCGGGCAGCGGGCTGACCGACGCCCAGCTGGCCGGGGCCGCCCGGGAGATCGGCGTACCGGTCCTGCTCAAGCCGTCCGCGGGCGGCGGCGGCAAGGGCATGCGGCTGGTGCGCGACGAAGCGCTGCTCGGCGACGAGATCGCGGCGGCCCGGCGTGAGGCGCGCGCGTCCTTCGGTGACGACACCCTGCTGGTCGAGCGGTGGATCGACCGGCCGCGCCACATCGAGATCCAGGTGCTCGCCGACGCCCACGGGAACGTCGTCCACCTCGGCGAGCGGGAGTGCTCGCTCCAGCGCCGCCACCAGAAGATCATCGAGGAGGCCCCCTCGGTGCTGCTCGACGAGCGGACCAGGGCGGCGATGGGCGAGGCCGCCGTCCAGGCGGCCCGTTCCTGCGGTTACGTCGGCGCGGGCACCGTCGAGTTCATCGTCCCGGGCAGCGACCCGTCCTCGTACTACTTCATGGAGATGAACACCCGCCTCCAGGTGGAACACCCGGTCACCGAGCTGGTCACCGGCCTGGACCTGGTGGAGTGGCAGCTGCGGGTCGCCTCCGGCGAGCCGCTGTCCCACACCCAGGCGGACATCACGCTCACCGGGCACGCCGTGGAGGCCCGGGTCTGCGCCGAGGACCCGGCGCGCGGCTTCCTGCCGTCGGGCGGCACCGTGCTCGCCCTGCACGAGCCGCAGGGCGGCGGGGTGCGGACGGACTCCGGGCTGAGCGAGGGCGTGCCCGTGGGCAGCGCCTACGACCCGATGCTGTCGAAGGTCATCGCCTACGGCCCCGACCGGGCGACGGCGCTGCGCCGGCTGCGAGCGGCGCTCGCGGACACGGTGGTGCTGGGCGTCCCGACCAACGCCGGGTTCCTGCGCCGGCTGCTGGCCCACCCGGCGGTCGTGGCGGGCGACCTGGACACGGGCCTGGTGGAGCGCGAGGCGGACGGCCTGGTGCCGGACGGTGTGCCGGAAGAGGTGTACGCGGCGGCGGCGCTGCTGCGGCAGCCGTCCCCGGTGGCCGCACCCGGGCCGGACGCGGCCACCGGGGGTGCTCCCGGCTGGGTGGACCCGTTCTCGGTGCCGAGCGGCTGGCGGCTCGGAGGCACTCCCGCCCGGACCTTCCACCACTTCCGGGTGCCGGGGCACGATCCGGTGCGGATCGGCGTCCGGGCCGGCGCGGACGGTGCGGCCGAGCTGGACTTCGGGTATCCGGGGGAGCGGGAGGACCCGGCGGACGCGTGCGGCCCGGTGCCTTCGCTCCCCGCACCCGGGGCCGCCCGCCTGGTCGGGGCGCCGGGGCGCCGTGTCACGGTCGAACTCGACGCCGTCACCCACACCTTCAGCCTGGCCCGCTCCCCCGAGGGCGTCTGGATCGGCCGGGACGGCGACGCCTGGCACGTGCAGGACCACGACCCGGTGGAGGCCTCGCTGAGCGGGGCGGCCCACGCGGGTGCCGACACGCTCGCCGCGCCCATGCCCGGGACGGTCACCGTGGTGAAGGTGGCCGTCGGGGACGAGGTGGCGGCGGGGCAGAGCCTGCTGGTGGTCGAGGCGATGAAGATGGAGCACGTCATCTCCGCCCCGCACGCCGGGACCGTCACCGAGCTGGACGTCACCGCCGGCACCACGGTTGCCATGGACCAGGTCCTGGCCGTGGTCACCCCGGCGCCCACCGGCACCGGCCCGGACCCCGCCGCCGGCCCCAACACCGTCAACGCCACCGTCGCGGAGGAAGCATGA
- a CDS encoding acyl-CoA thioesterase produces MSAALESLLDLLDLEQIEQDIFRGLSRSAVVPRVFGGQVAAQALVAAGRTVPEDRPAHSLHAYFLRPGDPGAPIVYSVDRIRDGRSFTTRRVVAVQHGKPVFHLSASFQVREEGMDHQAPMPASVDPETLPTSAEMLARYGDRFAGPDMVDRLLEARAAVDLRYVDAPPFATAGEPREPRSQVWFRTHGKLADDPLLHVCMATYVSDMTLLDSALLAHGRGGWSVGDVVGASLDHAMWFHRPFRADEWLLYDQESPSASGGRGLGQARIYTADGQLAITVIQEGLVRVPRD; encoded by the coding sequence ATGAGCGCAGCACTTGAATCCCTGCTCGATCTGCTCGACCTGGAGCAGATCGAGCAGGACATCTTCCGGGGTCTGAGCCGCAGCGCGGTGGTGCCCCGCGTCTTCGGCGGCCAGGTCGCGGCCCAGGCCCTGGTCGCCGCGGGCCGCACCGTGCCCGAGGACCGCCCGGCGCACTCGCTGCACGCGTACTTCCTGCGGCCCGGGGACCCGGGGGCGCCGATCGTCTACAGCGTGGACCGGATCCGCGACGGCCGGTCGTTCACCACCCGCCGGGTCGTCGCCGTCCAGCACGGCAAACCGGTCTTCCACCTCTCGGCCTCCTTCCAGGTCCGCGAGGAGGGGATGGACCACCAGGCCCCCATGCCGGCCTCCGTGGACCCCGAGACCCTGCCGACGTCCGCCGAGATGCTCGCCCGGTACGGGGACCGCTTCGCCGGTCCGGACATGGTGGACCGGCTGTTGGAGGCGCGTGCGGCGGTGGACCTGCGCTATGTGGACGCCCCGCCGTTCGCCACCGCGGGCGAGCCGCGCGAACCGCGCTCCCAGGTGTGGTTCCGTACGCACGGCAAGCTGGCCGACGACCCGCTGCTGCACGTGTGCATGGCGACGTACGTCTCGGACATGACGCTGCTCGACTCGGCGCTGCTGGCCCACGGCCGCGGCGGCTGGTCGGTCGGTGACGTGGTGGGCGCCAGCCTGGACCACGCGATGTGGTTCCACCGCCCCTTCCGGGCGGACGAGTGGCTGCTGTACGACCAGGAGTCGCCCTCGGCGTCCGGCGGCCGCGGTCTCGGCCAGGCCAGGATCTACACGGCGGACGGACAGCTCGCCATCACGGTCATCCAGGAGGGCCTGGTCCGCGTCCCGAGGGACTGA
- a CDS encoding acyl-CoA dehydrogenase family protein codes for MSLDHRLTAEHEELRRTVEEFAHEVIAPKIGDFYERHEFPYEIVAEMGRMGLFGLPFPEEYGGMGGDYLALGIALEELARVDSSVAITLEAGVSLGAMPVHLFGTEEQKRRWLPRLCSGEALGAFGLTEPDGGSDAGGTRTTAVLDEATDEWVINGSKCFITNSGTDITELVTVTAVTGRKENGAPLISSIIVPSGTPGFTVAAPYSKVGWNASDTRELSFSDVRVPAANLLGQEGRGYAQFLRILDEGRVAISALATGLAQGCVDESVKYAKERHAFGKPIGANQAIQFKIADMEMRAHMARVGWRDAASRLVAGEPFKKEAAIAKLYSSTVAVDNAREATQIHGGYGFMNEYPVARMWRDSKILEIGEGTSEVQRMLIARELGMNA; via the coding sequence ATGTCCCTGGACCACCGGCTGACCGCCGAGCACGAGGAACTGCGCCGTACCGTCGAGGAGTTCGCCCACGAGGTGATCGCCCCGAAGATCGGTGACTTCTACGAGCGCCACGAGTTCCCGTACGAGATCGTGGCCGAGATGGGGCGGATGGGCCTGTTCGGGCTGCCCTTCCCGGAGGAGTACGGCGGGATGGGCGGCGACTACCTCGCCCTGGGCATCGCCCTGGAGGAGCTGGCCCGGGTCGACTCGTCCGTGGCGATCACCCTGGAGGCAGGTGTCTCGCTGGGCGCCATGCCGGTCCACCTCTTCGGCACGGAGGAGCAGAAGCGGCGGTGGCTGCCGAGGCTCTGCTCGGGTGAGGCGCTCGGCGCTTTCGGGCTGACCGAACCGGACGGCGGTTCCGACGCGGGCGGCACGCGCACCACCGCGGTACTGGACGAGGCGACGGACGAGTGGGTGATCAACGGCTCCAAGTGCTTCATCACCAACTCGGGCACGGACATCACCGAGCTGGTCACGGTCACCGCCGTGACCGGCCGCAAGGAGAACGGCGCCCCGCTCATCTCCTCGATCATCGTCCCCTCCGGCACCCCCGGCTTCACCGTCGCCGCCCCGTACTCCAAGGTCGGCTGGAACGCCTCGGACACCCGCGAGCTGTCCTTCTCGGACGTCCGCGTCCCCGCGGCCAACCTGCTCGGCCAGGAGGGCCGGGGGTACGCGCAGTTCCTGCGGATCCTGGACGAGGGCCGGGTGGCGATCTCCGCACTGGCCACCGGGCTCGCCCAGGGCTGTGTGGACGAGTCCGTGAAGTACGCGAAGGAACGTCACGCTTTCGGGAAGCCGATCGGCGCCAACCAGGCGATCCAGTTCAAGATCGCCGACATGGAGATGCGGGCGCACATGGCCCGGGTCGGCTGGCGGGACGCCGCGTCCCGTCTGGTGGCGGGCGAGCCGTTCAAGAAGGAGGCCGCGATCGCCAAGCTGTACTCCTCGACGGTGGCCGTGGACAACGCGCGTGAGGCGACCCAGATCCACGGCGGGTACGGCTTCATGAACGAGTACCCGGTGGCCCGGATGTGGCGCGACTCCAAGATCCTCGAAATCGGTGAGGGCACCAGCGAGGTCCAGCGGATGCTGATCGCCCGCGAGCTGGGGATGAACGCCTGA
- a CDS encoding hydroxymethylglutaryl-CoA lyase, whose protein sequence is MTVPASGLPARVRIHEVGARDGLQNESTVVPTEVKAQFIRRLAEAGLGTIEATSFVHPKWVPQLADAERLFPLLGDIADIGDVELPVLVPNERGLDRALALGVRRIAVFGSATETFAARNLNRTVDESLAMFEPVVARARADGVAVRGYLSMCFGDPWEGAVPLGQVVRVAKALMDLGCDELSLGDTIGVATPGQVAALLAALAEAGVPTAAVGVHFHDTYGQALSNTLAALQQGVTTVDASAGGLGGCPYARSATGNLATEDLVWMLDGLGIETGVDLGALTATSVWMAEQLGRPSPSRTVRALSHKE, encoded by the coding sequence ATGACCGTGCCCGCGTCCGGGCTGCCCGCCCGGGTCCGTATCCATGAGGTCGGGGCCCGCGACGGCCTGCAGAACGAGTCCACCGTCGTCCCGACCGAGGTGAAGGCGCAGTTCATCCGCAGGCTCGCCGAAGCGGGGCTGGGCACGATCGAGGCGACCAGTTTCGTGCACCCGAAGTGGGTGCCCCAACTCGCGGACGCGGAGCGGCTGTTCCCCCTGCTCGGTGACATCGCGGACATCGGGGACGTCGAGCTCCCCGTCCTGGTGCCCAACGAGCGCGGCCTGGACCGGGCGCTGGCGCTGGGTGTCCGCCGTATCGCGGTGTTCGGCTCGGCGACGGAGACGTTCGCGGCCCGCAACCTCAACCGCACCGTGGACGAGTCGCTGGCCATGTTCGAACCGGTCGTCGCCCGTGCCAGGGCGGACGGGGTCGCGGTGCGCGGCTACCTGTCGATGTGCTTCGGCGACCCGTGGGAGGGCGCCGTGCCGCTCGGCCAGGTGGTCCGGGTCGCGAAGGCCCTGATGGACCTCGGCTGCGACGAGCTGTCCCTCGGGGACACGATCGGTGTGGCCACCCCCGGCCAGGTGGCGGCCCTGCTCGCCGCGCTGGCCGAGGCGGGTGTGCCCACCGCCGCGGTCGGGGTCCACTTCCACGACACGTACGGCCAGGCGCTCTCCAACACCCTGGCCGCGCTCCAGCAGGGGGTGACGACGGTGGACGCCTCGGCGGGCGGCCTCGGCGGCTGCCCGTACGCCAGGAGCGCCACCGGGAACCTCGCCACCGAGGACCTTGTGTGGATGCTCGACGGCCTCGGCATCGAGACCGGGGTCGATCTCGGCGCACTCACCGCCACGAGCGTGTGGATGGCCGAACAACTGGGCCGGCCGAGCCCGTCCCGTACCGTCCGCGCCCTCTCTCACAAGGAGTGA
- a CDS encoding cation diffusion facilitator family transporter: MSDERNHGGEPARPGGQPGAPLPDGPDAPRHDEPDAPPPPGPGGQTRPGPGAPAPDGSGAPSGGSPGGESAFTVVVAAAANLGIALAKLVAGLISGSSAMLSEAAHSVADTVTEVMLLTALRRGARPADEEHPLGHGAERYIWAMLASVATFVGGSVFSLYDGIHTLVAGEELGDPLVSYLVLAVAFLLEGFSLRTGLRQVRGTARLLGMPAPRYLRRTPDTAVKAVVMEDSAALIGLLLAAGGLLGGQLTGSGAWDGVASVLIGLLLAYVAWVLGRSNAQLLIGRPLPAEVRAGVREELLSVPHIVDVLELTTLIQGPREMLVAAKIDFRDLASAEQVEWACEEAEAQLRERYPTIRRVYLDPTPGRVQRRRSAETGAD, encoded by the coding sequence ATGAGTGACGAGCGGAACCATGGTGGGGAGCCCGCACGGCCCGGCGGACAGCCCGGCGCCCCGCTCCCCGACGGACCTGACGCCCCGCGCCACGACGAACCTGACGCCCCGCCCCCGCCCGGGCCCGGTGGGCAGACCCGGCCCGGACCCGGCGCACCGGCCCCGGACGGCTCCGGCGCGCCGTCCGGGGGGAGCCCCGGCGGGGAGTCCGCGTTCACGGTGGTCGTCGCGGCGGCGGCCAACCTCGGGATCGCCCTGGCGAAGCTGGTCGCGGGGCTGATCAGCGGTTCCAGCGCGATGCTGTCGGAGGCGGCGCACTCGGTGGCCGACACCGTCACCGAGGTCATGCTGCTCACCGCGCTCCGGCGCGGCGCCCGGCCCGCCGACGAGGAACACCCCCTCGGCCACGGCGCGGAGCGCTACATCTGGGCGATGCTCGCCTCCGTCGCCACCTTCGTCGGCGGCTCGGTCTTCTCCCTCTACGACGGCATCCACACCCTGGTCGCCGGGGAGGAACTCGGCGATCCGCTCGTCTCCTACCTGGTCCTGGCCGTGGCCTTCCTGCTGGAGGGCTTCTCGCTGCGCACCGGCCTGCGGCAGGTGCGCGGCACGGCACGACTGCTCGGCATGCCGGCCCCGCGCTATCTGCGGCGCACCCCGGACACCGCCGTCAAGGCCGTGGTCATGGAGGACTCGGCGGCGCTGATCGGGCTGCTGCTGGCCGCCGGAGGGCTGCTCGGCGGCCAGCTGACCGGTTCCGGGGCGTGGGACGGCGTCGCCTCCGTCCTGATCGGCCTGCTGCTGGCGTACGTGGCCTGGGTGCTGGGCCGGTCCAACGCCCAGCTGCTGATCGGCCGCCCGCTGCCCGCGGAGGTACGGGCGGGGGTCCGCGAGGAGCTGCTCTCCGTCCCGCACATCGTGGACGTGCTGGAGCTGACCACCCTCATCCAGGGACCGCGCGAGATGCTCGTCGCCGCGAAGATCGACTTCCGGGACCTGGCCAGCGCCGAGCAGGTGGAGTGGGCCTGCGAGGAGGCGGAGGCGCAGCTGCGGGAGCGGTATCCCACGATCCGGCGGGTCTATCTGGACCCGACCCCGGGCCGGGTGCAGAGGCGGCGGTCGGCGGAGACGGGAGCGGACTGA